From the genome of Nocardia sp. NBC_01503, one region includes:
- a CDS encoding helix-turn-helix domain-containing protein, with translation MAESTLGARVAELRRRRGLSQKELGAAIRRSESWVSQVERDVLPVERLSVLQRLADVLGVAVRDLRPEAAEPMAADRGDGHRPGSAVFEQLRLLLTGHPALEQLLGDEADRESADKLPGLQERVDLAWQLAHESRLVEVGSALLELIPDLEHAARTTSAKRPEVLTLLSRAYQVAATAFTRQEEVDAAWVAADRALTAAEESGDALGVVAGTYRMAQAFLRLQRLEQAEQAARVSVTALAPQIADTELVRPEVLSLYGSLQLMLAVIAATDGNRTAARTGLAAARTVAQRLGEGRNDFDTEFGPTSVAVHAVAVAVELGDAGEALDTAASVDATVLSPERQARFLVDVARAHAQRRQAADALGALLNAERLAPELVHHDPRAREVVRDLLQFAGRRPADDLRELAGRAAVTP, from the coding sequence GTGGCCGAAAGTACCCTAGGGGCACGGGTAGCTGAGTTGCGGCGGCGGCGGGGACTATCGCAGAAGGAGTTGGGCGCAGCCATCAGGCGCTCGGAAAGCTGGGTGTCGCAGGTCGAACGCGATGTACTGCCGGTCGAGAGACTGTCCGTACTCCAACGACTGGCCGACGTCCTCGGAGTCGCGGTGCGAGACCTGAGACCCGAGGCGGCCGAACCGATGGCCGCCGATCGCGGTGACGGTCATCGACCCGGATCCGCCGTTTTCGAACAACTGCGACTGTTACTCACCGGACATCCCGCATTGGAGCAACTCCTCGGTGACGAGGCCGATCGCGAGTCGGCCGACAAGTTGCCGGGGCTACAGGAACGAGTCGATCTGGCATGGCAGTTGGCGCACGAGTCTCGGCTCGTGGAGGTCGGCAGCGCCCTGCTGGAGTTGATTCCGGATCTCGAACACGCGGCGCGGACCACCTCCGCGAAACGGCCGGAGGTGCTGACACTGCTGTCACGCGCCTATCAGGTGGCCGCCACCGCATTCACCCGTCAGGAGGAAGTGGACGCGGCCTGGGTAGCCGCGGATCGGGCGCTCACCGCGGCCGAGGAATCCGGTGACGCGCTCGGCGTCGTCGCCGGAACCTACCGGATGGCACAGGCTTTCCTGCGACTACAACGGCTGGAACAGGCCGAGCAGGCGGCTCGGGTCTCGGTGACGGCGCTCGCGCCGCAGATCGCCGACACCGAGCTGGTGCGTCCGGAAGTTCTGTCGCTCTATGGATCTCTGCAGCTCATGCTGGCGGTGATCGCGGCGACCGATGGCAATCGGACGGCCGCGCGCACCGGTCTGGCCGCCGCGCGCACCGTCGCGCAGCGACTCGGTGAGGGCCGCAATGATTTCGACACCGAATTCGGCCCGACCAGTGTGGCCGTGCACGCGGTCGCGGTGGCCGTCGAATTGGGTGATGCGGGTGAGGCGCTCGATACCGCGGCCTCGGTGGACGCCACGGTGCTCTCACCCGAACGACAGGCGCGTTTCCTGGTCGACGTGGCTCGCGCGCACGCGCAGCGGCGGCAGGCCGCCGATGCGCTGGGGGCCTTGCTCAATGCCGAGCGCCTGGCACCGGAGCTGGTACACCATGATCCACGCGCTCGGGAGGTGGTGCGGGATCTACTCCAGTTCGCGGGCCGCCGACCAGCCGATGATCTGCGTGAACTGGCAGGCCGCGCCGCCGTCACGCCCTAG